The Pedococcus dokdonensis region TCGGTGCGCGACCAGCCGGCGTCCTGGAACTGGCCCGAGAGGAAGGTCGCGAGGTCGGCCGCGCTGATCCGCGGGTCCGACTCGTCGACGGTCAGCCGCCGCCCGCCCATCGTCGCCTGCAGGGTGTCTCGGATCTCGGAGAACTCCCGGTCGGCCAGCTCGAGCAGACCCGCCGCGAGGGTGAACCGCCGGTCGAGGTCGGGCACGTGCTCCTCCGGGATCGACCCCTTGTAGCGCACGTCGTGCTCGAACTCTGCCCACGCGTGCTGCAGGATCGTGCGCACCTGCACCGAGGCGCTGCGCCCCTTCAGGGTCTCGTATGCCGCGGGCACGCCCTTGACGGGGTCGACCGCCACGAGCAGGTGCCGGCTGGAGTAGCCGAACCGGCCCTGCCTTGCCGTCTCCCGCCCCATGTCGCGGTCGTCGAGCACGCTGAACTGGTCGGACAACAGGCTCGCGACGGCGTCGACGTCACCGTGCAGGTAGGTCACGACCCGGACGCCGATCTGGTCGGTGATCTCGGTGAGCGGGTCGGGGTACATCGGCTGGTCGTCGTCCGCCGTCCGGGCAGCCTTCGCGGCGAAGGACGCCACCGACTTGGCGCGCCCCGTGACGCTCACGTAGTTGATGCCCGCGTCGTCGAGCAGCGAGGTGACGAGCGCGACGAACTGGTCGGTGTGCAGACGCAGGGCCGGCTGCAGCGCGGCATACCGCTGCACCGCGTCATGCACGGTGCTGGGTTCGGGTGTCGCGGCCTCGTTGCTCACGCAGCACAGGCTAAGGGTTGGCGGGAGTACGTTCCCCTCATGGAGCTCGGCGCCCACCTGCCGATCGTGGACCTCACCGGCCGCGGCTGGTCGCCGGACGGGCTCGCGGCGTACGCGGGGACGGCGCACCGGCTGGGCTACCGCGCGCTGGCGGCGAACGACCACCTCGGGTTTGGCGCCCCCTGGCTCGACGGCCTGGTGGCGCTGTCCAGCGTGCTCGGCCCCAGCGTCGACCTCACCCTCGCGACGACGGTGGCGTTGCCGGTGGTGCGCGGTCCGGCTCAGCTCGCCAAGGCCGCGGCGGCGCTCGACCTGCTCTCCGGGGGTCGGTTCGTGCTCGGGGTGGGGCCGGGGTCGTCCTCCCTCGACCACGCGCTGGCCGGCGTGGGGTATGCCGAGCGGTGGGCGCGGTTCGACGAGTCACTCCGCGTGCTGCGGGGTCAGCTGGGCGCGGGGTGGCCCGGTGGGGACGACCGGTTCTACGAGGCGGTGGCCGGCACCGAGCTCACCCCGCGTCCGACCCATCCCGGCGGCCTTCCGGTCTGGGTCGGCAGCTGGGGCTCCCCCCGCGGGCTGGCCCGGGTGGCGCGGCTCGGCGACGGGTGGCTGGCGTCGGCGCTGGCCACGAGTCCCGACCAGGTCGCGGCCGGTCTGCACTGGCTGCACACGGAGGTGACGCGGCACGAGCGCCCGCACCACGAGCTCTCCTGCGCCGTCGCGACGATGTGGACGTTGGTCACCGAGGACCAGGGCGAGCGCGCCGACTGGCTCGGTCGCCTCGGTGCGCTGCTGGACCGGTCGCCGGACGAGCTGGCGGGTCGGGTCATGGTCGGGCCTGCGCAGCACTGCGCCGACCTGCTCGACGCCTATGCCACGGCCGGTGTCGACCTGCTCTTCGTCTGGCCGCTCGCGGACGAGGAGGCGCAGCTCGAGCGGGTCATCCGCGACGTCCTGCCGCTGGTGGCTTCCTGACGCCGGACGCCCTCGACCTCCCGGCGCCCGCCAGGCCACTGGTCTGGTCGCGCAGGATCTCGGTCATCGCGAGCACCGGTGGCGCGACCGGCTCACCGGGCAGCCGGGCGACCGCCACCCGGCGGGTGGGAGCGGGACGGGCCAGCTCGCGGACCACCACGCCCTCCAGGGGATGGCTGGCGGCCAGTCCCGGCACCACCGCCACCCCCAGCCCGGCCGCGACGAACGACTGCACGGCGCGGTGGTCATCGGTCGCCAGCATGGTGCGGGGCTCGAACCCCACGGCCCGGCACTCCTGCTGGAGGATCCGGAACCACGCACTCCCGACCCGACCACCGACCCAGGTCTCGTCGCCGAGGTCCTTGAGCCGCAAGGGAGTCCGGCTCCGGGCGAGGCGGTGGCCCGCGGGCAGGAGCGCACGGTAGGGGTCGTCGAACAGCGGCACCAACACCAGCCGGCTGGCGTCGTCACCCAGCACCGGCGACTCGTAGACCACGGCGAGGTCGA contains the following coding sequences:
- a CDS encoding GTP pyrophosphokinase, translating into MSNEAATPEPSTVHDAVQRYAALQPALRLHTDQFVALVTSLLDDAGINYVSVTGRAKSVASFAAKAARTADDDQPMYPDPLTEITDQIGVRVVTYLHGDVDAVASLLSDQFSVLDDRDMGRETARQGRFGYSSRHLLVAVDPVKGVPAAYETLKGRSASVQVRTILQHAWAEFEHDVRYKGSIPEEHVPDLDRRFTLAAGLLELADREFSEIRDTLQATMGGRRLTVDESDPRISAADLATFLSGQFQDAGWSRTDHYAWISGLLLELGITSLDELAGLLSSIDLEGINARMGYRYPAGAVRRLDDALLAVYGSRFVALHGNEHREAALRARLDRLRAG
- a CDS encoding LLM class flavin-dependent oxidoreductase, producing the protein MELGAHLPIVDLTGRGWSPDGLAAYAGTAHRLGYRALAANDHLGFGAPWLDGLVALSSVLGPSVDLTLATTVALPVVRGPAQLAKAAAALDLLSGGRFVLGVGPGSSSLDHALAGVGYAERWARFDESLRVLRGQLGAGWPGGDDRFYEAVAGTELTPRPTHPGGLPVWVGSWGSPRGLARVARLGDGWLASALATSPDQVAAGLHWLHTEVTRHERPHHELSCAVATMWTLVTEDQGERADWLGRLGALLDRSPDELAGRVMVGPAQHCADLLDAYATAGVDLLFVWPLADEEAQLERVIRDVLPLVAS
- a CDS encoding LysR family transcriptional regulator; translated protein: MGQVRSVRVLCEVAAQGSFSSAARELGMTQSAVSQHVAALERECGLPLVVRGTRPLELTEAGLLLVRHGRQVTNRLEVADQELAQLSGRRAGRLRLGSFPTALTTFVPGALAQLHEKHPALTLTVVDDHMQGLAPRLLSGELDLAVVYESPVLGDDASRLVLVPLFDDPYRALLPAGHRLARSRTPLRLKDLGDETWVGGRVGSAWFRILQQECRAVGFEPRTMLATDDHRAVQSFVAAGLGVAVVPGLAASHPLEGVVVRELARPAPTRRVAVARLPGEPVAPPVLAMTEILRDQTSGLAGAGRSRASGVRKPPAAGRRG